The Salvia miltiorrhiza cultivar Shanhuang (shh) chromosome 1, IMPLAD_Smil_shh, whole genome shotgun sequence genome has a window encoding:
- the LOC130986986 gene encoding uncharacterized protein LOC130986986 isoform X3 — MSASSKFDLSSSSPDRPLYTSGHRGSYGAASLDRSGSFRENLENPLLSSLPNMTRSNSSVTQNDVLNFFHCVRVDPKSMVVDHKLNRPADFKRLASAAVGMPLEDSLPASSKNKHLTSPSLDDLRRLKSGVRESGTKARERVKIFNDCLSVINKCFPAIPSRKRSRLDALSNDRSNTLLSIDRSASGAGVGKMGLQNHATASGFELEQQKSEERTKNTIPSKRTRTSMADARMDARANHLARPPGSVDKDRDAVRISSSNSVQGEDRTLSIAVDGWENSKMKKKRTGIKIDNAASSMMTKAVDGYREPKQGTHPRLIPEARSRVADVYGFRSGAANGGVGLGKSEATSQTSSGMRSSMSRTDSDNSSVLHERRERPNGQEKERVNLKAVNKANSREDISCSSPTSGPKVNANVRAPRSGLVGGVSKMSQAVQRSVSSNDWDLSNCTNKVTGGLGANSRKRTPSTRSSSPVANWAQRPQKISRTARRTSLLPVVSGNDEGPVMDAASDMMVNERRFPAHSPKQAKIKGDNISPAALSESEGSGAAEIKSRDKNKKCDELDEKSVQNVQKISALLLPPKKNKAVNADDHGDGVRRQGRTGRGFTSSRSLLPLSVEKLGNVGTTKQIRSSRLGLDKTESRAGRPPTRKLSDRKAYTRQKHITISTGADFLVGADDGHEELLAAANAVTNTAQALSSPFWKKMEPLFHFITDVNISYLKDQINSGTAVDTPAPDPLDTASCILVPDYGSNEFGRGETEARSVELSPEHVPPVVKKPDEISMYQRIIAALIPEEEDLKYDVHESSFVTEKDLGSDTFCSHISPSCDPSGCPTFNSYDVNSNGRSFYELEQNIMSITGTGYPSCNHLQNGLHTDQLIPSTICSEYQYQNMSINERLIMEVQSIGIYPDLVSGDEISGDITRLDEEYQQQVSRKKSLLGKLLCSATDAKELQQKEFEGHALNKLVGMAYEKYMSCCGPNAHGMKSASGKMAKQAALTFVKRTMDRYREFEETGKSCFDDPLYKDIFLSGVSRLVDGQPLNSSTDNEYGKLHLGASGCSVEARTSAPLGAQQSPSSNNQDIYSSEVFPSNNLGSEQVTAKEDSWSNRVKRREVLLDNVGGIISTGLGGSLSCNAKGKRSERDREGKGNNREAFSRNGTTKISRTVSATAKGDRKSKARPKQKTTHLSASVNGSLGNMGEQAKGILSATLKSSDNNPSNFGKDNNYSNDMLEEPIDLSGLQLPDMDDLGVTDDLGGHGEDLGSWLMNIEDEGLHDNDCIGGLGIPMDDLTELNMMV; from the exons ATGTCAGCATCTAGCAAATTTGATCTCTCTTCCAGTAGTCCTGATAGGCCATTGTATACATCTGGCCACCGTGGTTCCTATGGTGCCGCCTCACTGGACAGATCAGGTAGCTTTCGGGAGAACTTGGAGAACCCACTTTTATCAAGTCTGCCAAATATGACAAGAAGCAATTCTTCGGTAACTCAGAATGATGTACTCAACTTCTTCCACTGTGTGCGTGTTGATCCAAAGTCTATGGTCGTAGATCATAAGTTGAATAGGCCAGCAGATTTTAAGCGGCTTGCAAGTGCTGCTGTTGGCATGCCACTAGAAGATTCTCTTCCTGCATCTTCGAAAAACAAACATCTAACTTCTCCCTCACTAGACGATCTCAGACGCCTAAAATCTGGTGTGCGGGAAAGTGGTACTAAAGCTAG GGAACGCGTGAAGATATTCAATGACTGTTTATCAGTAATTAACAAGTGTTTCCCTGCTATTCCATCGAGAAAGAGATCCCGGTTGGATGCCTTGTCTAATGATCGATCCAACACATTGTTGTCGATTGATCGTTCAGCATCTGGAGCGGGTGTTGGGAAAATGGGATTGCAAAACCATGCTACTGCAAGTGGTTTTGAGCTGGAGCAACAAAAGTCTGAAGAAAGGACAAAGAATACCATTCCAAGCAAGCGCACTCGAACTTCTATGGCTGATGCTAGG ATGGATGCACGTGCCAATCACCTTGCAAGACCACCTGGGTCTGTGGATAAGGACAGGGATGCAGTAAGAATCTCTAGTTCTAATTCAGTTCAGGGTGAGGATCGAACTTTATCCATTGCTGTTGATGGTTGGGAGAATTCCAAAATGAAGAAAAAGCGCACAGGTATAAAGATAGACAATGCTGCTAGTTCAATGATGACAAAAGCAGTTGATGGTTATAGGGAACCTAAACAAGGAACACATCCACGTCTAATTCCCGAAGCCCGTTCAAGGGTGGCTGATGTCTATGGCTTTAG ATCTGGCGCTGCTAATGGAGGCGTGGGGCTAGGGAAAAGTGAGGCTACCTCCCAGACCAGTTCAGGCATGCGGTCATCTATGTCTCGGACTGATTCTGATAACAGTTCTGTTCTCCATGAGAGGAGAGAGCGTCCTAATGGTCAAGAGAAAGAAAGGGTGAatctgaaagctgtaaacaa GGCAAATTCGCGAGAAGATATCAGTTGCAGTAGCCCTACTTCAGGCCCAAAAGTGAATGCTAATGTTCGGGCTCCACGCTCAGGTTTAGTTGGTGGCGTCTCTAAGATGTCTCAAGCAGTGCAACGGTCTGTATCATCTAATGATTGGGATCTTTCTAACTGCACAAACAAGGTTACTGGTGGCCTTGGGGCCAACAGTCGTAAACGGACCCCTTCTACTCGGTCTTCATCTCCTGTTGCCAACTGGGCTCAAAGGCCACAAAAGATTTCTCGGACTGCAAGAAGAACTAGTTTATTACCTGTTGTTTCTGGAAATGATGAGGGCCCTGTTATGGATGCTGCATCGGATATGATGGTAAATGAGAGACGTTTTCCTGCCCATTCTCCTAAGCAAGCCAAAATAAAAGGCGACAATATCTCTCCAGCTGCATTATCTGAAAGTGAGGGATCAGGTGCTGCTGAAATCAAGTCAAGGGACAAGAATAAGAAGTGTGATGAGCTAGATGAGAAAAGTGTTCAGAATGTCCAGAAGATCTCAGCTCTGCTGCTACCACCAAAGAAAAATAAGGCAGTCAATGCGGACGACCACGGAGATGGTGTTAGGAGGCAAGGCAGAACTGGTCGAGGATTTACTTCCTCTAGGTCTCTCTTGCCTTTGTCAGTGGAAAAGCTTGGGAATGTGGGAACCACTAAACAAATCAGAAGTTCTAGACTTGGTCTTGACAAGACTGAAAG CAGAGCAGGGAGGCCACCTACAAGAAAACTTTCTGATAGGAAGGCTTATACACGGCAAAAGCATATTACTATCAGTACTGGAGCAGATTTCCTTG TTGGTGCCGATGATGGTCATGAAGAGCTTTTGGCTGCTGCAAATGCTGTTACAAACACTG CCCAAGCCCTCTCTAGCCCATTCTGGAAGAAGATGGAgcctttatttcattttatcaCTGATGTGAATATATCCTATTTGAAGGATCAG ATTAATTCTGGTACAGCAGTGGACACGCCTGCTCCAGATCCTCTTGATACAGCTAGCTGCATTTTAGTACCTGACTATGGCTCGAATGAATTTGGGAGAGGTGAGACTGAAGCAAGAAGTGTGGAACTTAGCCCTGAGCATGTGCCTCCAGTAGTGAAGAAGCCAGATGAGATTTCTATGTACCAGAGAATCATTGCAGCTTTGATTCCTGAAGAAGAGGACCTCAAATATGATGTGCATGAATCTTCATTTGTGACTGAAAAAGATTTAGGATCAGATACTTTCTGCTCTCACATTTCACCAAGTTGTGACCCTTCTGGATGTCCTACGTTTAATAGTTATGATGTAAATTCAAATGGAAGATCATTTTACGAACTGGAGCAGAACATTATGTCAATTACTGGCACAGGTTATCCAAGCTGCAATCACTTACAAAATGGTTTACACACAGACCAATTGATACCTAGCACAATATGTTCCGAGTATCAGTATCAAAATATGTCAATAAATGAAAGACTAATCATGGAGGTTCAAAGCATAGGAATCTACCCAGATTTAGTG AGTGGAGATGAAATAAGTGGAGACATCACTAGGTTGGATGAGGAGTACCAGCAACAG GTTTCACGGAAGAAGAGCTTGCTTGGCAAACTTCTTTGTTCTGCTACTGATGCTAAAGAGCTCCAGCAAAA GGAATTTGAAGGGCATGCTCTTAACAAACTTGTGGGAATGGCCTATGAGAAGTACATG AGTTGCTGTGGACCTAATGCCCATGGGATGAAAAGTGCCAGTGGTAAAATGGCCAAGCAAGCAGCCTTAACTTTTGTTAAGCGGACTATGGACCGGTACCGGGAATTTGAGGAGACGGGAAAGAGCTGCTTTGATGATCCTCTGTATAAGGACATTTTCCTTTCTGGTGTATCCCGCCTTGTTGATGGACAACCTTTGAACTCCAGCACTGATAATGAGTATGGAAAACTGCATCTTGGAGCATCTGGATGCTCTGTTGAAGCTAGAACTTCAG CTCCTCTGGGCGCACAACAGAGCCCTAGTTCGAACAATCAGGATATATATTCTTCTGAAGTATTCCCATCAAACAATCTGGGTTCTGAACAAGTTACTGCTAAAGAAGACAGTTGGTCAAATAGAGTGAAAAGGAGGGAAGTGTTACTTGATAATGTAGGTGGTATTATCAGCACTGGGCTTGGTGGTTCTCTCTCATGCAATGCAAAAGGAAAAAGGAGTGAGAGGGACAGAGAGGGAAAAGGAAACAACAGAGAGGCCTTCTCCAGAAATGGAACTACAAAAATTAGCCGCACTGTATCAGCCACTGCCAAAGGAGATAGAAAGTCGAAGGCAAGACCCAAGCAGAAAACCACTCATTTGTCTGCTTCAGTCAATGGTTCTCTGGGAAATATGGGAGAACAGGCAAAAGGAATATTATCAGCAACACTTAAATCAAGTGACAATAACCCAAGTAACTTTGGCAAGGATAACAACTATTCCAATGACATGTTGGAGGAACCAATTGATTTATCTGGACTGCAACTGCCTGATATGGATGATTTAGGTGTTACTGATGATCTAGGTGGACACGGGGAGGACCTAGGATCATGGTTGATGAATATTGAGGACGAGGGCTTACATGATAATGATTGTATTGGTGGCCTCGGAATCCCAATGGATGATCTGACAGAATTGAATATGATGGTTTGA
- the LOC130986986 gene encoding uncharacterized protein LOC130986986 isoform X1, producing MSASSKFDLSSSSPDRPLYTSGHRGSYGAASLDRSGSFRENLENPLLSSLPNMTRSNSSVTQNDVLNFFHCVRVDPKSMVVDHKLNRPADFKRLASAAVGMPLEDSLPASSKNKHLTSPSLDDLRRLKSGVRESGTKARERVKIFNDCLSVINKCFPAIPSRKRSRLDALSNDRSNTLLSIDRSASGAGVGKMGLQNHATASGFELEQQKSEERTKNTIPSKRTRTSMADARMDARANHLARPPGSVDKDRDAVRISSSNSVQGEDRTLSIAVDGWENSKMKKKRTGIKIDNAASSMMTKAVDGYREPKQGTHPRLIPEARSRVADVYGFRSGAANGGVGLGKSEATSQTSSGMRSSMSRTDSDNSSVLHERRERPNGQEKERVNLKAVNKANSREDISCSSPTSGPKVNANVRAPRSGLVGGVSKMSQAVQRSVSSNDWDLSNCTNKVTGGLGANSRKRTPSTRSSSPVANWAQRPQKISRTARRTSLLPVVSGNDEGPVMDAASDMMVNERRFPAHSPKQAKIKGDNISPAALSESEGSGAAEIKSRDKNKKCDELDEKSVQNVQKISALLLPPKKNKAVNADDHGDGVRRQGRTGRGFTSSRSLLPLSVEKLGNVGTTKQIRSSRLGLDKTESRAGRPPTRKLSDRKAYTRQKHITISTGADFLVGADDGHEELLAAANAVTNTAQALSSPFWKKMEPLFHFITDVNISYLKDQINSGTAVDTPAPDPLDTASCILVPDYGSNEFGRGETEARSVELSPEHVPPVVKKPDEISMYQRIIAALIPEEEDLKYDVHESSFVTEKDLGSDTFCSHISPSCDPSGCPTFNSYDVNSNGRSFYELEQNIMSITGTGYPSCNHLQNGLHTDQLIPSTICSEYQYQNMSINERLIMEVQSIGIYPDLVSGDEISGDITRLDEEYQQQVTHIQVSRKKSLLGKLLCSATDAKELQQKEFEGHALNKLVGMAYEKYMSCCGPNAHGMKSASGKMAKQAALTFVKRTMDRYREFEETGKSCFDDPLYKDIFLSGVSRLVDGQPLNSSTDNEYGKLHLGASGCSVEARTSAPLGAQQSPSSNNQDIYSSEVFPSNNLGSEQVTAKEDSWSNRVKRREVLLDNVGGIISTGLGGSLSCNAKGKRSERDREGKGNNREAFSRNGTTKISRTVSATAKGDRKSKARPKQKTTHLSASVNGSLGNMGEQAKGILSATLKSSDNNPSNFGKDNNYSNDMLEEPIDLSGLQLPDMDDLGVTDDLGGHGEDLGSWLMNIEDEGLHDNDCIGGLGIPMDDLTELNMMV from the exons ATGTCAGCATCTAGCAAATTTGATCTCTCTTCCAGTAGTCCTGATAGGCCATTGTATACATCTGGCCACCGTGGTTCCTATGGTGCCGCCTCACTGGACAGATCAGGTAGCTTTCGGGAGAACTTGGAGAACCCACTTTTATCAAGTCTGCCAAATATGACAAGAAGCAATTCTTCGGTAACTCAGAATGATGTACTCAACTTCTTCCACTGTGTGCGTGTTGATCCAAAGTCTATGGTCGTAGATCATAAGTTGAATAGGCCAGCAGATTTTAAGCGGCTTGCAAGTGCTGCTGTTGGCATGCCACTAGAAGATTCTCTTCCTGCATCTTCGAAAAACAAACATCTAACTTCTCCCTCACTAGACGATCTCAGACGCCTAAAATCTGGTGTGCGGGAAAGTGGTACTAAAGCTAG GGAACGCGTGAAGATATTCAATGACTGTTTATCAGTAATTAACAAGTGTTTCCCTGCTATTCCATCGAGAAAGAGATCCCGGTTGGATGCCTTGTCTAATGATCGATCCAACACATTGTTGTCGATTGATCGTTCAGCATCTGGAGCGGGTGTTGGGAAAATGGGATTGCAAAACCATGCTACTGCAAGTGGTTTTGAGCTGGAGCAACAAAAGTCTGAAGAAAGGACAAAGAATACCATTCCAAGCAAGCGCACTCGAACTTCTATGGCTGATGCTAGG ATGGATGCACGTGCCAATCACCTTGCAAGACCACCTGGGTCTGTGGATAAGGACAGGGATGCAGTAAGAATCTCTAGTTCTAATTCAGTTCAGGGTGAGGATCGAACTTTATCCATTGCTGTTGATGGTTGGGAGAATTCCAAAATGAAGAAAAAGCGCACAGGTATAAAGATAGACAATGCTGCTAGTTCAATGATGACAAAAGCAGTTGATGGTTATAGGGAACCTAAACAAGGAACACATCCACGTCTAATTCCCGAAGCCCGTTCAAGGGTGGCTGATGTCTATGGCTTTAG ATCTGGCGCTGCTAATGGAGGCGTGGGGCTAGGGAAAAGTGAGGCTACCTCCCAGACCAGTTCAGGCATGCGGTCATCTATGTCTCGGACTGATTCTGATAACAGTTCTGTTCTCCATGAGAGGAGAGAGCGTCCTAATGGTCAAGAGAAAGAAAGGGTGAatctgaaagctgtaaacaa GGCAAATTCGCGAGAAGATATCAGTTGCAGTAGCCCTACTTCAGGCCCAAAAGTGAATGCTAATGTTCGGGCTCCACGCTCAGGTTTAGTTGGTGGCGTCTCTAAGATGTCTCAAGCAGTGCAACGGTCTGTATCATCTAATGATTGGGATCTTTCTAACTGCACAAACAAGGTTACTGGTGGCCTTGGGGCCAACAGTCGTAAACGGACCCCTTCTACTCGGTCTTCATCTCCTGTTGCCAACTGGGCTCAAAGGCCACAAAAGATTTCTCGGACTGCAAGAAGAACTAGTTTATTACCTGTTGTTTCTGGAAATGATGAGGGCCCTGTTATGGATGCTGCATCGGATATGATGGTAAATGAGAGACGTTTTCCTGCCCATTCTCCTAAGCAAGCCAAAATAAAAGGCGACAATATCTCTCCAGCTGCATTATCTGAAAGTGAGGGATCAGGTGCTGCTGAAATCAAGTCAAGGGACAAGAATAAGAAGTGTGATGAGCTAGATGAGAAAAGTGTTCAGAATGTCCAGAAGATCTCAGCTCTGCTGCTACCACCAAAGAAAAATAAGGCAGTCAATGCGGACGACCACGGAGATGGTGTTAGGAGGCAAGGCAGAACTGGTCGAGGATTTACTTCCTCTAGGTCTCTCTTGCCTTTGTCAGTGGAAAAGCTTGGGAATGTGGGAACCACTAAACAAATCAGAAGTTCTAGACTTGGTCTTGACAAGACTGAAAG CAGAGCAGGGAGGCCACCTACAAGAAAACTTTCTGATAGGAAGGCTTATACACGGCAAAAGCATATTACTATCAGTACTGGAGCAGATTTCCTTG TTGGTGCCGATGATGGTCATGAAGAGCTTTTGGCTGCTGCAAATGCTGTTACAAACACTG CCCAAGCCCTCTCTAGCCCATTCTGGAAGAAGATGGAgcctttatttcattttatcaCTGATGTGAATATATCCTATTTGAAGGATCAG ATTAATTCTGGTACAGCAGTGGACACGCCTGCTCCAGATCCTCTTGATACAGCTAGCTGCATTTTAGTACCTGACTATGGCTCGAATGAATTTGGGAGAGGTGAGACTGAAGCAAGAAGTGTGGAACTTAGCCCTGAGCATGTGCCTCCAGTAGTGAAGAAGCCAGATGAGATTTCTATGTACCAGAGAATCATTGCAGCTTTGATTCCTGAAGAAGAGGACCTCAAATATGATGTGCATGAATCTTCATTTGTGACTGAAAAAGATTTAGGATCAGATACTTTCTGCTCTCACATTTCACCAAGTTGTGACCCTTCTGGATGTCCTACGTTTAATAGTTATGATGTAAATTCAAATGGAAGATCATTTTACGAACTGGAGCAGAACATTATGTCAATTACTGGCACAGGTTATCCAAGCTGCAATCACTTACAAAATGGTTTACACACAGACCAATTGATACCTAGCACAATATGTTCCGAGTATCAGTATCAAAATATGTCAATAAATGAAAGACTAATCATGGAGGTTCAAAGCATAGGAATCTACCCAGATTTAGTG AGTGGAGATGAAATAAGTGGAGACATCACTAGGTTGGATGAGGAGTACCAGCAACAGGTAACACATATTCAA GTTTCACGGAAGAAGAGCTTGCTTGGCAAACTTCTTTGTTCTGCTACTGATGCTAAAGAGCTCCAGCAAAA GGAATTTGAAGGGCATGCTCTTAACAAACTTGTGGGAATGGCCTATGAGAAGTACATG AGTTGCTGTGGACCTAATGCCCATGGGATGAAAAGTGCCAGTGGTAAAATGGCCAAGCAAGCAGCCTTAACTTTTGTTAAGCGGACTATGGACCGGTACCGGGAATTTGAGGAGACGGGAAAGAGCTGCTTTGATGATCCTCTGTATAAGGACATTTTCCTTTCTGGTGTATCCCGCCTTGTTGATGGACAACCTTTGAACTCCAGCACTGATAATGAGTATGGAAAACTGCATCTTGGAGCATCTGGATGCTCTGTTGAAGCTAGAACTTCAG CTCCTCTGGGCGCACAACAGAGCCCTAGTTCGAACAATCAGGATATATATTCTTCTGAAGTATTCCCATCAAACAATCTGGGTTCTGAACAAGTTACTGCTAAAGAAGACAGTTGGTCAAATAGAGTGAAAAGGAGGGAAGTGTTACTTGATAATGTAGGTGGTATTATCAGCACTGGGCTTGGTGGTTCTCTCTCATGCAATGCAAAAGGAAAAAGGAGTGAGAGGGACAGAGAGGGAAAAGGAAACAACAGAGAGGCCTTCTCCAGAAATGGAACTACAAAAATTAGCCGCACTGTATCAGCCACTGCCAAAGGAGATAGAAAGTCGAAGGCAAGACCCAAGCAGAAAACCACTCATTTGTCTGCTTCAGTCAATGGTTCTCTGGGAAATATGGGAGAACAGGCAAAAGGAATATTATCAGCAACACTTAAATCAAGTGACAATAACCCAAGTAACTTTGGCAAGGATAACAACTATTCCAATGACATGTTGGAGGAACCAATTGATTTATCTGGACTGCAACTGCCTGATATGGATGATTTAGGTGTTACTGATGATCTAGGTGGACACGGGGAGGACCTAGGATCATGGTTGATGAATATTGAGGACGAGGGCTTACATGATAATGATTGTATTGGTGGCCTCGGAATCCCAATGGATGATCTGACAGAATTGAATATGATGGTTTGA